A part of Gossypium hirsutum isolate 1008001.06 chromosome A07, Gossypium_hirsutum_v2.1, whole genome shotgun sequence genomic DNA contains:
- the LOC107900511 gene encoding aspartate aminotransferase, cytoplasmic → MRPEFTSPSSSSSSSADRRLNALVRHLATPSMVSQTAVAFSPTSGFHGDSVFSHVVRAPEDPILGVTVAYNKDPSPVKLNLGVGAYRTEEGKPLVLNVVRKAEQMLLNDKSRVKEYLPIVGIAEFNKLSAQLIFGADSPAIRENRVTTVQCLSGTGSLRVGAEFLARHYHQKTIYIPQPTWGNHPKVFTLAGLSVKTYRYYDPTTRGLNFQGLLEDLGSAPSGSIVLLHACAHNPTGVDPTLQQWEQIRQLMRSKALLPFFDSAYQGFASGNLDEDAQSIRMFVTDGGECSVAQSYAKNMGLYGERVGALSVVCTAADVASKVESQLKLVIRPMFSNPPIHGASIVATILKDSNMFNEWTIELKAMADRIISMRKQLFDALRARGTPGDWSHIIKQIGMFTFTGLNSKQVEFMTREYHIYMTSDGRISMAGLSSKTVPHLADAIHAAVTRMT, encoded by the exons ATGCGCCCCGAATTTACGTCAccgtcttcttcttcatcttcgtcGGCCGATCGACGGTTAAACGCTCTGGTCCGACACCTCGCAACCCCATCAATGGTATCTCAAACCGCAGTAGCATTTTCTCCCACCTCCGGGTTTCATGGAGACTCCGTTTTCTCTCACGTCGTTCGCGCCCCTGAAGATCCCATTCTCGGA GTGACTGTTGCATATAACAAAGATCCCAGCCCCGTTAAGTTGAATTTAGGAGTCGGTGCTTATCGAACTGAG GAAGGGAAGCCTCTTGTTCTTAATGTGGTGAGAAAAGCTGAACAAATGTTGTTGAACGATAAATCACGTGTTAAGGAATATCTTCCCATTGTTGGAATAGCAGAGTTTAATAAATTAAGTGCTCAACTTATTTTTGGTGCTGACAG CCCTGCTATTCGAGAGAATCGGGTTACTACAGTTCAGTGTTTATCTGGGACGGGTTCATTGAGAGTTGGAGCTGAATTTTTGGCTAGGCATTATCATCAA AAAACTATATACATTCCACAGCCAACATGGGGAAATCACCCCAAGGTTTTTACTTTGGCAGGATTATCTGTGAAAACTTACCGCTATTATGATCCAACAACACGCGGATTGAATTTCCAGG GGTTATTGGAGGACCTTGGCTCTGCCCCTTCTGGATCAATTGTGCTTCTTCATGCATGTGCTCATAATCCCACTGGAGTCGATCCCACCCTTCAGCAGTGGGAGCAAATTAGGCAGTTGATGAGATCGAAGGCATTGTTACCCTTCTTTGATAGTGCTTATCAG GGTTTTGCCAGTGGAAATCTTGATGAAGATGCACAGTCGATTCGTATGTTTGTTACTGATGGTGGTGAATGCTCTGTAGCTCAGAGTTATGCAAAGAACATGGGCCTCTATGGCGAACGTGTTGGTGCATTGAGTGTT GTCTGCACGGCAGCCGATGTAGCAAGCAAGGTCGAAAGTCAGCTCAAGCTTGTTATTCGGCCAATGTTTTCAAATCCACCAATTCATGGTGCATCTATTGTGGCAACCATCCTCAAGGACAG CAACATGTTCAATGAATGGACTATTGAGTTGAAGGCAATGGCTGACCGTATCATCAGCATGCGCAAACAACTTTTTGATGCTTTGCGTGCTAGAG GAACACCTGGTGACTGGAgtcatatcatcaaacaaattgGAATGTTTACCTTCACCGGACTAAATTCAAAGCAAGTGGAATTCATGACCAGAGAATACCACATCTACATGACTTCTGATGG GAGGATTAGCATGGCAGGACTGAGTTCAAAGACAGTCCCTCATCTGGCTGATGCAATTCATGCTGCAGTTACCCGTATGACATAG
- the LOC107900509 gene encoding transcription factor MYB3R-1 isoform X2, whose translation MDGDGTISTPSVGPSISDGAQRMRAFHGRTSGPTRRSTKGQWTPEEDEILRKAVQQFKGKNWKKIAECFKDRTDVQCLHRWQKVLNPELVKGPWSKEEDELIIELVNKFGPKKWSTIAQHLPGRIGKQCRERWHNHLNPAINKEAWTQEEELALIRAHQVYGNKWAELSKFLPGRTDNAIKNHWNSSVKKKVDSYVASGLLEQFQFPLLTNQSQSMPSSSSRIQRNVDDSGAKCRTEADDISECSQEPTMAGCFQPTRDLANAAVHTREHLHLTEISGVEKEKNSCPAPCSEEYYPSLEDVSFSIPEIPGEAGYSTCGDYQFGLTNLANPSSLELGQESSGFKNHCIGTSRCHEVMNVALQTSVGLNTPTSFINTVTTSDKQEHMLITDDECCRVLFSETVTDGCFVSEDLTQGYNMVESCSHTHASSSKASDIQKSETGITPALQSNCPSRSEVLPTSCCQSFVSPLISVEDGTTLIYGREPGQLTGQPFETQEQELTMNVHDGFICTSDDHTYDTDMQERSYLDKDSPKLVPVNTFGSESNAMQTCPIVDDKPNLPAEQDEGGLCYEPPRFPSLDIPFFSCDLISSGSDKQQEYSPFGIRQLMMSSMNCISPFRLSDSPLWDDSPDAKLKSAAKTFTGTPSILKKRHRDLLSPLSERRCGKKLETDMTSNLSKEFSCLDVMLDASGTGNKSQESPSECKTKSGVFIEEKENLCQAVDQERYNGGDHTEPLDDEAQKKGSNGINSQGDIEKEACVTDAKDKTYANASDKIVQRPPEVLVEHNLNDLLLFSPEHVGLKADRPLLSSSTLAPRNQGLASECFSGNACIIVSSPTPQIKNSESQSISSATLENLADNAGNGAAIENCNMFSETPLKRSIESPSAWKSPWFINSFVPGPRIDTEITIEDIGYLMSPPDRSYDAIGLMKQLSEHTATTYADALEVLGNETPESIVKGRRSNNSKMDKENNQMETQSHLASDILVERRILDFSECGTPGNGTENRKSSTAVSFSSPSSYLLKGCR comes from the exons ATGGATGGTGACGGAACAATATCGACTCCTTCAGTTGGGCCCAGCATCAGCGATGGCGCTCAGAGAATGCGAGCTTTTCATGG AAGAACTAGTGGTCCTACGAGACGTTCTACAAAAGGACAATGGACCCCTGAGGAG GATGAGATTCTGCGTAAAGCTGTTCAAcaatttaaaggaaaaaattggaaaaagatag CGGAGTGTTTCAAGGATCGGACTGATGTACAGTGCCTACACAGGTGGCAAAAGGTCTTGAATCCAGAACTTGTTAAAGGGCCATGGTCCAAAGAG GAGGATGAACTGATAATTGAGTTGGTGAACAAATTTGGGCCCAAAAAATGGTCAACCATTGCTCAGCACTTACCTGGACGTATTGGAAAGCAGTGCAGAGAAAG GTGGCATAATCATCTCAATCCTGCCATAAATAAAGAGGCATGGACTCAGGAAGAAGAGCTGGCTCTTATTCGTGCTCATCAGGTTTATGGAAACAAATGGGCAGAGCTCTCAAAGTTCTTGCCAGGAAG GACAGACAATGCTATAAAAAATCACTGGAACAGTTCAGTCAAAAAGAAAGTGGACTCTTACGTAGCATCAGGACTTCTAGAACAATTTCAGTTTCCACTTCTTACAAATCAAAGCCAGTCTATGCCTTCATCTTCTTCAAGGATACAGAGGAATGTAGATGATAGTGGTGCCAAATGTAGGACAGAAGCAGATGACATATCAGAATGCAGCCAAGAACCTACTATGGCTGGCTGCTTCCAGCCTACACGTGATTTGGCCAATGCTGCTGTGCATACAAGAGAGCATTTGCACTTGACTGAAATATCTGGTGTGGAAAAGGAGAAGAATTCCTGTCCAGCACCTTGTTCAGAAGAGTATTATCCATCTTTGGAAGATGTCAGCTTCTCCATTCCAGAAATACCTGGTGAAGCAGGGTATTCTACATGTGGGGATTACCAGTTTGGTTTAACAAACCTAGCTAATCCTTCTTCTCTGGAATTAGGGCAAGAATCATCTGGATTCAAAAATCACTGTATAGGCACTAGTAGATGCCATGAAGTGATGAATGTTGCATTACAAACTTCTGTAGGATTAAATACTCCTACATCTTTCATAAATACAGTTACAACTTCTGACAAGCAAGAACATATGCTGATAACGGATGATGAATGTTGTAGGGTCCTATTCTCAGAGACAGTAACTGATGGATGCTTTGTCTCTGAAGATCTTACACAAGGATATAATATGGTTGAATCATGTAGCCACACACATGCATCATCTTCTAAGGCTTCAGACATCCAAAAATCTGAAACTGGGATCACACCAGCCTTGCAATCTAATTGTCCTTCAAGGTCTGAAGTGTTGCCAACCTCATGCTGTCAATCTTTTGTGTCTCCACTTATTTCAGTTGAGGATGGTACCACCCTTATATATGGCAGAGAGCCTGGTCAGTTAACTGGTCAACCTTTTGAAACTCAGGAGCAAGAACTTACTATGAATGTACATGATGGCTTTATCTGTACTAGTGATGATCATACATATGATACAGACATGCAAGAGCGATCCTACCTTGACAAAGATTCTCCGAAGTTGGTTCCAGTGAATACTTTTGGTTCTGAATCAAATGCAATGCAAACTTGTCCTATTGTGGATGATAAACCAAACTTGCCTGCTGAACAAGATGAAGGAGGTCTATGTTATGAACCTCCTCGCTTTCCAAGCTTAGATATTCCATTTTTCAGCTGTGATCTTATATCAAGTGGCAGCGATAAGCAGCAAGAATATAGTCCCTTTGGTATTCGCCAACTAATGATGTCATCTATGAACTGCATCTCTCCATTTAGGTTGTCTGATTCTCCATTATGGGATGATAGTCCTGATGCTAAGCTGAAAAGTGCTGCCAAAACTTTCACTGGTACACCATCCATATTGAAGAAACGCCACCGTGACCTATTGTCTCCTTTATCAGAAAGAAGATGTGGCAAAAAGCTGGAAACAGATATGACATCCAATTTGAGCAAAGAATTCTCTTGCTTGGATGTTATGTTGGATGCGAGTGGGACTGGAAACAAATCTCAGGAGTCTCCATCTGaatgtaagaccaagtctggtgtcttcattgaagaaaaagaaaacctgtGTCAAGCAGTTGATCAGGAACGATACAATGGGGGAGATCACACTGAACCTTTAGATGATGAAGCTCAGAAGAAAGGTTCTAATGGAATTAATTCCCAAGGAGACATAGAAAAGGAAGCCTGTGTTACTGATGCCAAGGACAAAACATATGCTAACGCTTCTGACAAAATT GTCCAACGGCCTCCAGAAGTGCTTGTTGAGCACAATTTAAATGATCTACTATTGTTTTCTCCTGAACATGTTGGTCTTAAAGCAGACAGACCATTATTGTCTTCAAGCACACTGGCTCCAAGAAATCAGGGTTTGGCTTCTGAATGCTTTTCGGGAAATGCATGCATAATTGTCAGCTCTCCTACTCCGCAG ATAAAGAACAGTGAAAGCCAGTCAATTTCATCAGCAACCttggagaacttggctgataatgCTGGGAATGGTGCTGCTATTGAAAATTGTAATAT GTTCAGTGAAACTCCATTAAAAAGAAGTATAGAATCCCCATCAGCATGGAAGTCTCCTTGGTTTATCAACTCTTTTGTTCCAGGCCCAAGGATTGATACAGAAATAACAATTGAG GACATTGGATACCTGATGAGCCCTCCAGATAGAAGCTACGATGCCATCGGGTTGATGAAACAATTAAGTGAGCATACTGCAACTACTTATGCTGATGCTTTGGAAGTTTTGGGAAATGAAACTCCAGAATCAATTGTGAAGGGAAGACGCTCCAACAATTCCAAAATGGACAAAGAGAATAATCAAATGGAGACTCAATCACATTTGGCTTCAGATATCTTG GTGGAGCGTCGCATCCTTGACTTTAGTGAATGTGGAACGCCTGGAAATGGTACCGAAAATAGAAAGTCCTCAACTGCCGTGAGTTTCTCAAGCCCCTCTTCCTATCTCTTGAAAGGTTGCAGGTAA
- the LOC107900512 gene encoding aspartate aminotransferase, cytoplasmic isoform X2: protein MEYLKPMEPTRIHSNGDSLFQDITLAPDIPVYATTAAYNKDPCPNKLHLGIGVYRTEEGKCHTLNVVKQVEQTLANDLSADKEYLPITGMPEFNKLSAELMFGSGSPAIKESRVVTVQCVSGCLSLRVGAEFLAKHYHRHVVYLPEPTYGNHPNLISAAGLTLKTYRYYDPKTLVLDFQGLLEDLGSALTGAIVLFHACGHNPTGVDPTCQQWEQIRQLVRQRGLLPFFDCAYQGLVSGNLDDDAQSIRMFGCDGGECLVAQSYSKNMGLYGERIGSLSIVCKTADVARRVESQLKLIIRPLYSNPPIHGAAIVTAILKDRDLYKKWTNELKAMRDRLVQVRRQLYDSLCNKDPSQTSIAKEKMQDELFSIIQP, encoded by the exons ATGGAGTATCTAAAGCCTATGGAGCCGACCAGAATCCACTCAAATGGCGATTCTCTGTTTCAGGACATTACCTTAGCTCCGGATATTCCAGTCTACGCG ACAACAGCTGCTTACAACAAGGACCCCTGCCCCAATAAGCTGCATTTGGGTATTGGTGTTTATCGAACAGAG GAGGGAAAATGCCATACATTAAATGTTGTTAAACAAGTGGAGCAGACACTAGCTAATGATCT GTCTGCTGACAAGGAGTATCTTCCTATAACAGGAATGCcggaatttaataaattaagtgcTGAGCTAATGTTTGGCTCTGGCAG CCCTGCCATCAAGGAAAGTAGAGTGGTTACTGTCCAATGTGTTTCTGGTTGTCTATCACTGAGGGTTGGAGCTGAATTTTTAGCAAAACATTACCACCGA CATGTGGTTTACCTTCCTGAGCCAACATATGGAAATCATCCTAATCTGATATCTGCGGCAGGGTTAACTTTGAAGACTTACCGATATTATGACCCCAAAACACTTGTGCTAGACTTTCAAG GCCTTTTGGAAGATCTTGGGTCTGCCTTGACTGGAGCCATTGTGCTTTTCCACGCTTGTGGCCATAATCCTACTGGTGTTGATCCGACTTGTCAGCAGTGGGAACAGATCAGGCAGTTGGTGCGACAGAGAGGCCTATTGCCTTTTTTTGACTGTGCTTATCAG GGTCTGGTAAGTGGAAATCTTGATGATGACGCACAATCCATTCGCATGTTTGGTTGTGATGGCGGCGAATGCCTTGTGGCTCAATCATATTCAAAAAATATGGGACTCTATGGGGAGCGCATTGGTTCGCTTAGCATT GTTTGCAAAACAGCTGATGTGGCAAGGCGGGTTGAGAGCCAGCTCAAACTGATCATAAGACCCTTGTATTCAAACCCGCCCATTCATGGTGCAGCCATTGTTACTGCCATTCTGAAGGATAG GGATTTGTACAAAAAATGGACTAACGAATTGAAGGCGATGAGAGATCGACTGGTCCAAGTACGCCGCCAACTCTATGATTCTTTATGCAACAAAG ATCCATCTCAAACCTCCATTGCAAAAGAGAAAATGCAGGATGAATTGTTTTCAATCATTCAACCATGA
- the LOC107900512 gene encoding aspartate aminotransferase, cytoplasmic isoform X1, which yields MEYLKPMEPTRIHSNGDSLFQDITLAPDIPVYATTAAYNKDPCPNKLHLGIGVYRTEEGKCHTLNVVKQVEQTLANDLSADKEYLPITGMPEFNKLSAELMFGSGSPAIKESRVVTVQCVSGCLSLRVGAEFLAKHYHRHVVYLPEPTYGNHPNLISAAGLTLKTYRYYDPKTLVLDFQGLLEDLGSALTGAIVLFHACGHNPTGVDPTCQQWEQIRQLVRQRGLLPFFDCAYQGLVSGNLDDDAQSIRMFGCDGGECLVAQSYSKNMGLYGERIGSLSIVCKTADVARRVESQLKLIIRPLYSNPPIHGAAIVTAILKDRDLYKKWTNELKAMRDRLVQVRRQLYDSLCNKGTPGDWSHIIKQVGMYSFTGLNKDEVDFLTREYHIYMSSDGRINIGGLSSKAVPYFADAIHDAVLSSLPSSTLA from the exons ATGGAGTATCTAAAGCCTATGGAGCCGACCAGAATCCACTCAAATGGCGATTCTCTGTTTCAGGACATTACCTTAGCTCCGGATATTCCAGTCTACGCG ACAACAGCTGCTTACAACAAGGACCCCTGCCCCAATAAGCTGCATTTGGGTATTGGTGTTTATCGAACAGAG GAGGGAAAATGCCATACATTAAATGTTGTTAAACAAGTGGAGCAGACACTAGCTAATGATCT GTCTGCTGACAAGGAGTATCTTCCTATAACAGGAATGCcggaatttaataaattaagtgcTGAGCTAATGTTTGGCTCTGGCAG CCCTGCCATCAAGGAAAGTAGAGTGGTTACTGTCCAATGTGTTTCTGGTTGTCTATCACTGAGGGTTGGAGCTGAATTTTTAGCAAAACATTACCACCGA CATGTGGTTTACCTTCCTGAGCCAACATATGGAAATCATCCTAATCTGATATCTGCGGCAGGGTTAACTTTGAAGACTTACCGATATTATGACCCCAAAACACTTGTGCTAGACTTTCAAG GCCTTTTGGAAGATCTTGGGTCTGCCTTGACTGGAGCCATTGTGCTTTTCCACGCTTGTGGCCATAATCCTACTGGTGTTGATCCGACTTGTCAGCAGTGGGAACAGATCAGGCAGTTGGTGCGACAGAGAGGCCTATTGCCTTTTTTTGACTGTGCTTATCAG GGTCTGGTAAGTGGAAATCTTGATGATGACGCACAATCCATTCGCATGTTTGGTTGTGATGGCGGCGAATGCCTTGTGGCTCAATCATATTCAAAAAATATGGGACTCTATGGGGAGCGCATTGGTTCGCTTAGCATT GTTTGCAAAACAGCTGATGTGGCAAGGCGGGTTGAGAGCCAGCTCAAACTGATCATAAGACCCTTGTATTCAAACCCGCCCATTCATGGTGCAGCCATTGTTACTGCCATTCTGAAGGATAG GGATTTGTACAAAAAATGGACTAACGAATTGAAGGCGATGAGAGATCGACTGGTCCAAGTACGCCGCCAACTCTATGATTCTTTATGCAACAAAG GGACCCCAGGTGACTGGAGCCATATTATCAAGCAGGTGGGAATGTATAGTTTTACCGGATTGAACAAGGATGAAGTTGACTTTCTGACTAGAGAATACCATATCTACATGTCATCTGATGG GAGGATTAACATTGGAGGCCTAAGTTCAAAGGCAGTTCCATATTTTGCAGATGCAATACACGATGCAGTTCTAAGCTCTCTTCCATCCAGTACTTTAGCCTAG
- the LOC107900509 gene encoding transcription factor MYB3R-1 isoform X1: MDGDGTISTPSVGPSISDGAQRMRAFHGRTSGPTRRSTKGQWTPEEDEILRKAVQQFKGKNWKKIAECFKDRTDVQCLHRWQKVLNPELVKGPWSKEEDELIIELVNKFGPKKWSTIAQHLPGRIGKQCRERWHNHLNPAINKEAWTQEEELALIRAHQVYGNKWAELSKFLPGRTDNAIKNHWNSSVKKKVDSYVASGLLEQFQFPLLTNQSQSMPSSSSRIQRNVDDSGAKCRTEADDISECSQEPTMAGCFQPTRDLANAAVHTREHLHLTEISGVEKEKNSCPAPCSEEYYPSLEDVSFSIPEIPGEAGYSTCGDYQFGLTNLANPSSLELGQESSGFKNHCIGTSRCHEVMNVALQTSVGLNTPTSFINTVTTSDKQEHMLITDDECCRVLFSETVTDGCFVSEDLTQGYNMVESCSHTHASSSKASDIQKSETGITPALQSNCPSRSEVLPTSCCQSFVSPLISVEDGTTLIYGREPGQLTGQPFETQEQELTMNVHDGFICTSDDHTYDTDMQERSYLDKDSPKLVPVNTFGSESNAMQTCPIVDDKPNLPAEQDEGGLCYEPPRFPSLDIPFFSCDLISSGSDKQQEYSPFGIRQLMMSSMNCISPFRLSDSPLWDDSPDAKLKSAAKTFTGTPSILKKRHRDLLSPLSERRCGKKLETDMTSNLSKEFSCLDVMLDASGTGNKSQESPSECKTKSGVFIEEKENLCQAVDQERYNGGDHTEPLDDEAQKKGSNGINSQGDIEKEACVTDAKDKTYANASDKIVQRPPEVLVEHNLNDLLLFSPEHVGLKADRPLLSSSTLAPRNQGLASECFSGNACIIVSSPTPQIKNSESQSISSATLENLADNAGNGAAIENYNISPTPQIKNSESQSISSATLENLADNAGNGAAIENCNMFSETPLKRSIESPSAWKSPWFINSFVPGPRIDTEITIEDIGYLMSPPDRSYDAIGLMKQLSEHTATTYADALEVLGNETPESIVKGRRSNNSKMDKENNQMETQSHLASDILVERRILDFSECGTPGNGTENRKSSTAVSFSSPSSYLLKGCR, from the exons ATGGATGGTGACGGAACAATATCGACTCCTTCAGTTGGGCCCAGCATCAGCGATGGCGCTCAGAGAATGCGAGCTTTTCATGG AAGAACTAGTGGTCCTACGAGACGTTCTACAAAAGGACAATGGACCCCTGAGGAG GATGAGATTCTGCGTAAAGCTGTTCAAcaatttaaaggaaaaaattggaaaaagatag CGGAGTGTTTCAAGGATCGGACTGATGTACAGTGCCTACACAGGTGGCAAAAGGTCTTGAATCCAGAACTTGTTAAAGGGCCATGGTCCAAAGAG GAGGATGAACTGATAATTGAGTTGGTGAACAAATTTGGGCCCAAAAAATGGTCAACCATTGCTCAGCACTTACCTGGACGTATTGGAAAGCAGTGCAGAGAAAG GTGGCATAATCATCTCAATCCTGCCATAAATAAAGAGGCATGGACTCAGGAAGAAGAGCTGGCTCTTATTCGTGCTCATCAGGTTTATGGAAACAAATGGGCAGAGCTCTCAAAGTTCTTGCCAGGAAG GACAGACAATGCTATAAAAAATCACTGGAACAGTTCAGTCAAAAAGAAAGTGGACTCTTACGTAGCATCAGGACTTCTAGAACAATTTCAGTTTCCACTTCTTACAAATCAAAGCCAGTCTATGCCTTCATCTTCTTCAAGGATACAGAGGAATGTAGATGATAGTGGTGCCAAATGTAGGACAGAAGCAGATGACATATCAGAATGCAGCCAAGAACCTACTATGGCTGGCTGCTTCCAGCCTACACGTGATTTGGCCAATGCTGCTGTGCATACAAGAGAGCATTTGCACTTGACTGAAATATCTGGTGTGGAAAAGGAGAAGAATTCCTGTCCAGCACCTTGTTCAGAAGAGTATTATCCATCTTTGGAAGATGTCAGCTTCTCCATTCCAGAAATACCTGGTGAAGCAGGGTATTCTACATGTGGGGATTACCAGTTTGGTTTAACAAACCTAGCTAATCCTTCTTCTCTGGAATTAGGGCAAGAATCATCTGGATTCAAAAATCACTGTATAGGCACTAGTAGATGCCATGAAGTGATGAATGTTGCATTACAAACTTCTGTAGGATTAAATACTCCTACATCTTTCATAAATACAGTTACAACTTCTGACAAGCAAGAACATATGCTGATAACGGATGATGAATGTTGTAGGGTCCTATTCTCAGAGACAGTAACTGATGGATGCTTTGTCTCTGAAGATCTTACACAAGGATATAATATGGTTGAATCATGTAGCCACACACATGCATCATCTTCTAAGGCTTCAGACATCCAAAAATCTGAAACTGGGATCACACCAGCCTTGCAATCTAATTGTCCTTCAAGGTCTGAAGTGTTGCCAACCTCATGCTGTCAATCTTTTGTGTCTCCACTTATTTCAGTTGAGGATGGTACCACCCTTATATATGGCAGAGAGCCTGGTCAGTTAACTGGTCAACCTTTTGAAACTCAGGAGCAAGAACTTACTATGAATGTACATGATGGCTTTATCTGTACTAGTGATGATCATACATATGATACAGACATGCAAGAGCGATCCTACCTTGACAAAGATTCTCCGAAGTTGGTTCCAGTGAATACTTTTGGTTCTGAATCAAATGCAATGCAAACTTGTCCTATTGTGGATGATAAACCAAACTTGCCTGCTGAACAAGATGAAGGAGGTCTATGTTATGAACCTCCTCGCTTTCCAAGCTTAGATATTCCATTTTTCAGCTGTGATCTTATATCAAGTGGCAGCGATAAGCAGCAAGAATATAGTCCCTTTGGTATTCGCCAACTAATGATGTCATCTATGAACTGCATCTCTCCATTTAGGTTGTCTGATTCTCCATTATGGGATGATAGTCCTGATGCTAAGCTGAAAAGTGCTGCCAAAACTTTCACTGGTACACCATCCATATTGAAGAAACGCCACCGTGACCTATTGTCTCCTTTATCAGAAAGAAGATGTGGCAAAAAGCTGGAAACAGATATGACATCCAATTTGAGCAAAGAATTCTCTTGCTTGGATGTTATGTTGGATGCGAGTGGGACTGGAAACAAATCTCAGGAGTCTCCATCTGaatgtaagaccaagtctggtgtcttcattgaagaaaaagaaaacctgtGTCAAGCAGTTGATCAGGAACGATACAATGGGGGAGATCACACTGAACCTTTAGATGATGAAGCTCAGAAGAAAGGTTCTAATGGAATTAATTCCCAAGGAGACATAGAAAAGGAAGCCTGTGTTACTGATGCCAAGGACAAAACATATGCTAACGCTTCTGACAAAATT GTCCAACGGCCTCCAGAAGTGCTTGTTGAGCACAATTTAAATGATCTACTATTGTTTTCTCCTGAACATGTTGGTCTTAAAGCAGACAGACCATTATTGTCTTCAAGCACACTGGCTCCAAGAAATCAGGGTTTGGCTTCTGAATGCTTTTCGGGAAATGCATGCATAATTGTCAGCTCTCCTACTCCGCAGATAAAGAACAGTGAAAGCCAGTCAATTTCATCAGCAACCTTGGAGAATTTGGCTGATAATGCTGGGAATGGTGCTGCTATTGAAAATTACAATAT CTCTCCTACTCCGCAGATAAAGAACAGTGAAAGCCAGTCAATTTCATCAGCAACCttggagaacttggctgataatgCTGGGAATGGTGCTGCTATTGAAAATTGTAATAT GTTCAGTGAAACTCCATTAAAAAGAAGTATAGAATCCCCATCAGCATGGAAGTCTCCTTGGTTTATCAACTCTTTTGTTCCAGGCCCAAGGATTGATACAGAAATAACAATTGAG GACATTGGATACCTGATGAGCCCTCCAGATAGAAGCTACGATGCCATCGGGTTGATGAAACAATTAAGTGAGCATACTGCAACTACTTATGCTGATGCTTTGGAAGTTTTGGGAAATGAAACTCCAGAATCAATTGTGAAGGGAAGACGCTCCAACAATTCCAAAATGGACAAAGAGAATAATCAAATGGAGACTCAATCACATTTGGCTTCAGATATCTTG GTGGAGCGTCGCATCCTTGACTTTAGTGAATGTGGAACGCCTGGAAATGGTACCGAAAATAGAAAGTCCTCAACTGCCGTGAGTTTCTCAAGCCCCTCTTCCTATCTCTTGAAAGGTTGCAGGTAA